Genomic segment of Sphingomicrobium marinum:
CGACATCGACCAGCACGGCCCCGACGGCATTCGATTCTGGACCAAGGCCAAGAAGGTCACCCAGCGCTGGCCCGACGGCTCGGCGGCCGGTGACCATAAAGAAGCGTTCGTCATCCCGACGATGGGGTGAGCGACAAAAGCCGTCCGGGGGACGGCTTTTTCGCGAACCACCGATTGGTCTCAGGAGACCAATCGGGGCGGGAAGCAAATGACTCGCGGCGCTGCCGCTTCATCTTGTATGCGGTAAGGCCATGACCAAGAAGCACGCCCACGGCACCTCGCCCTACGAGGCCAAATACGGCTTCAGCCGCGCTGTTCGCAAGGGCGACCGGATTGTCGTCGCTGGCACCGGGCCGGTCGAGGAAGACGGCTCCTCCACCCCCGGCGATGCTGCCGCGCAGACCCGTCGCTGCTTCGAGATTGCGGTGAAGGCCATCGAGGAGCTAGGCGGCAGCGCTGCCGACGTCGTGCGCACGCGCATGTTCATCACCGATCCCGCCGATGGCGACTCCATTGGGGAGGTCCATGCCGAATTTTTTGGTGACACGCGCCCGGCTGCGACGATGGTAGTCGTTGCCAGCCTTCTCCGGGAGGAATGGCGAGTCGAAATCGAAGCGGAGGCGTT
This window contains:
- a CDS encoding RidA family protein, which encodes MTKKHAHGTSPYEAKYGFSRAVRKGDRIVVAGTGPVEEDGSSTPGDAAAQTRRCFEIAVKAIEELGGSAADVVRTRMFITDPADGDSIGEVHAEFFGDTRPAATMVVVASLLREEWRVEIEAEALVENE